A window of the Gammaproteobacteria bacterium genome harbors these coding sequences:
- a CDS encoding formate dehydrogenase subunit gamma, whose product MKGEFATTDEAAIRALAEARKQEPGALLPILHAIQDELGYVPEAAVPIVADVLNLSRAEVHGVVSFYHLFRTAPPGRHTLYLCRAEACQSMGARALEAYVRDKLNVDFHETTADGRFSLEPVYCLGNCACSPAVMIDETVHGRVTPERLDELLS is encoded by the coding sequence GTGAAAGGGGAATTCGCTACAACTGATGAGGCGGCGATCCGAGCCCTAGCCGAGGCGCGTAAGCAGGAGCCGGGGGCGTTGTTGCCGATCCTCCACGCCATTCAGGACGAGCTCGGATACGTGCCGGAGGCGGCAGTGCCGATCGTCGCCGACGTGCTGAACCTGTCCCGAGCCGAGGTTCACGGCGTGGTCAGCTTCTATCATCTGTTCAGGACGGCCCCGCCCGGGCGGCACACGCTCTATCTCTGCCGCGCCGAGGCCTGCCAGTCGATGGGCGCGAGGGCCCTCGAAGCGTACGTGCGCGACAAGCTGAACGTCGATTTCCACGAAACCACGGCCGACGGCCGCTTCAGCCTCGAGCCGGTTTATTGCCTCGGCAACTGTGCCTGCTCCCCCGCCGTGATGATCGACGAGACCGTCCACGGACGGGTCACGCCCGAGCGGCTCGACGAGCTTCTGAGCTAG
- a CDS encoding hydroxymethylglutaryl-CoA synthase, with protein MNEHVGISGFAVYVPPYRVDLEAWCSWTGSPWDKTRAVVGRSFRMRGPEQSVYTMAATAVMRLIEHYDVDPARVGFLGLGTESSTDNSAGAVIVKGMLDEGLKAKSLPVLNRHCEVPEVKHACLGGVYALKHALRYLALEREDRCAIVVSADIAEYARGSSGEPTQGAGAVALLLERNPKMLTVELAHIGSASAYRAVDFRKPVLRNIIRGKLNCHFQDLPVFNGKYSTTCYIDETLHALNDMTRRMGREPAEYYRELDAVFMHRPYHRMPETSFAMSYLFGLASDGPEGRAELARYCERAGMDVAEVLAEMQSRPDVLDLVKRGDIEADAYPLAIQLSREFRNSAEFSALVSSKMSLGSEVMKEIGNVYCAALPAWMAAGMEDAYLRGIDLAGGKVLAVGYGSGDAAEAMPMQVVEGWERAAARIGFEAALEPYQDLTRAQYESLHDTGTAPGLRSPSEGFVIESVGSSLNAKFSDEGIEYYRFVR; from the coding sequence ATGAACGAGCACGTCGGGATCAGTGGGTTCGCGGTCTATGTGCCGCCTTATCGGGTCGACCTGGAGGCATGGTGCAGCTGGACCGGTTCCCCGTGGGACAAGACGCGCGCGGTCGTCGGCCGCAGCTTCCGGATGCGCGGGCCCGAGCAGAGCGTGTACACGATGGCCGCGACGGCCGTCATGCGGCTCATCGAGCACTACGACGTCGACCCGGCGCGCGTCGGGTTCCTCGGCCTCGGCACCGAATCGAGCACCGACAACTCGGCCGGCGCCGTGATCGTGAAAGGGATGCTCGACGAAGGCCTCAAGGCGAAAAGCTTGCCCGTTCTGAACCGCCACTGCGAGGTCCCCGAGGTCAAGCACGCGTGCCTCGGCGGCGTTTATGCCCTGAAGCACGCGCTGCGCTATCTGGCGCTCGAGCGCGAGGATCGGTGCGCGATAGTCGTCAGCGCCGACATCGCCGAGTACGCGCGGGGAAGCTCGGGCGAGCCGACACAGGGGGCCGGCGCGGTCGCGCTGCTGCTCGAGCGCAATCCGAAGATGCTGACCGTCGAGCTCGCGCACATCGGCAGCGCGTCCGCCTACCGCGCCGTCGACTTCCGCAAGCCGGTGCTGCGCAACATCATCCGCGGCAAGCTGAACTGCCACTTCCAGGACCTGCCGGTCTTCAACGGCAAGTATTCGACCACCTGCTATATCGACGAGACGCTGCATGCGCTGAACGACATGACGAGGCGGATGGGGCGCGAGCCGGCCGAGTACTACCGCGAGCTCGACGCCGTGTTCATGCACCGGCCTTACCACAGGATGCCGGAGACGTCCTTTGCGATGAGCTATCTTTTCGGCCTGGCAAGCGACGGTCCGGAGGGTCGGGCCGAGCTCGCTCGCTATTGCGAGCGCGCCGGCATGGATGTCGCGGAGGTGCTGGCCGAGATGCAGTCGCGGCCGGACGTCCTCGACCTCGTCAAGCGCGGCGATATCGAGGCCGACGCGTATCCGCTCGCGATACAGCTCTCGCGCGAGTTCCGCAACAGCGCCGAGTTCAGCGCGCTCGTCTCGTCGAAGATGTCGCTCGGCTCCGAGGTCATGAAGGAGATCGGCAACGTGTACTGCGCGGCGCTGCCGGCCTGGATGGCCGCCGGGATGGAGGATGCCTATCTCCGGGGCATCGATCTCGCCGGCGGCAAGGTGCTCGCGGTCGGCTACGGCAGCGGCGACGCGGCCGAAGCGATGCCGATGCAGGTGGTCGAAGGGTGGGAGCGCGCCGCCGCGAGAATCGGCTTCGAGGCCGCGCTCGAGCCGTACCAGGACCTGACCCGAGCGCAGTACGAGAGTCTGCACGACACGGGCACCGCGCCGGGGCTCCGCTCTCCGAGCGAGGGGTTCGTGATCGAGTCGGTCGGCAGCAGCCTGAACGCGAAGTTCAGCGACGAGGGCATCGAATACTACCGCTTCGTCCGGTAG
- a CDS encoding ABC transporter substrate-binding protein, whose protein sequence is MPTYPKTAGGRPAWAAALLLMWLTALAQDAPAPGATPEDTVRTLHDALVETAAELGDASLEERYARLEPVVEATHDLPYIAELTIRREWDGLSVDDRQRFVEAFERLSVTTYASRFRRLEAGMFEITGGESLAGGRAQVAATLTTKERAIPFQYVLHETDAGWKIVNILADNVSDLALKRAEYRRLLEGGSVDDVIAELERQTAEAAAAD, encoded by the coding sequence ATGCCGACGTATCCGAAGACGGCCGGCGGCCGCCCGGCTTGGGCCGCGGCCCTGTTGCTGATGTGGCTCACGGCGCTCGCCCAGGACGCCCCGGCGCCCGGCGCGACGCCGGAGGACACGGTGCGGACGCTGCATGACGCGCTCGTCGAGACGGCCGCAGAGCTCGGCGACGCGAGCCTCGAGGAGCGCTATGCACGGCTCGAGCCGGTCGTCGAGGCCACGCACGATCTGCCCTACATCGCGGAGCTCACGATCCGGCGCGAATGGGACGGCCTGTCGGTCGACGACCGGCAACGCTTCGTCGAAGCTTTCGAGCGCCTGAGCGTGACGACCTACGCGAGCCGCTTCCGCAGGCTCGAGGCCGGCATGTTCGAGATCACCGGCGGCGAGTCGCTCGCCGGCGGACGCGCGCAGGTCGCGGCGACGCTCACGACGAAGGAACGGGCGATACCGTTCCAATACGTGCTGCACGAGACCGACGCCGGCTGGAAGATCGTCAACATCCTGGCGGACAACGTCAGCGATCTCGCGCTGAAGCGCGCCGAGTACCGGCGCCTGCTCGAGGGCGGCTCGGTCGACGACGTGATTGCAGAGCTCGAGCGGCAGACGGCCGAGGCGGCCGCCGCGGATTGA
- the hpnH gene encoding adenosyl-hopene transferase HpnH, producing the protein MSIPLIQKYRIARYILEQKLKGRKRYPLVLMLEPLFQCNLACAGCGKIDYPPEILRKRMSVEDALRAVDECGAPVVSIPGGEPLIHKEMPEIVRGIIARKKFVYLCTNALLLEQKIDDYEPSPYFTWSVHLDGNRERHDASVCREGTFDKAVRAIKVARERGFRVTANCTLYAGEDPDDVADFFDYAMSLGIEGVMISPGYSYDHAPRRDVFLGRRQSKQLFREIFKRGRARSSKWHFNQSSLFLDFLAGNQSYQCTPWANPTYNVFGWQKPCYLLVDEGYASSFEELMETTDWDKYGTGRNPKCDNCMAHCGYEGTAVEDTIANPWKALGVFLFGPRLDGEMAPELPVLHGGRVPGVSIPVDRIGRRGRDS; encoded by the coding sequence ATGAGCATTCCCCTCATCCAGAAGTATCGGATCGCCCGTTACATCCTCGAGCAGAAGCTGAAGGGCCGAAAGCGTTATCCCCTCGTGCTGATGCTCGAGCCGCTGTTCCAGTGCAACCTGGCATGCGCGGGCTGCGGCAAGATCGACTATCCGCCGGAGATCCTGAGAAAGCGGATGAGCGTGGAGGATGCACTGCGCGCCGTGGATGAATGCGGAGCGCCGGTCGTATCGATCCCGGGCGGCGAGCCGCTGATCCACAAGGAGATGCCGGAGATCGTGCGCGGAATCATCGCGCGCAAGAAGTTCGTTTACCTCTGCACGAACGCGCTGCTCCTCGAGCAGAAGATCGACGACTACGAGCCTTCGCCGTACTTCACCTGGTCGGTGCATCTGGACGGCAACCGGGAGCGTCACGACGCGTCGGTTTGCCGCGAAGGCACGTTCGACAAGGCGGTGCGCGCGATCAAGGTGGCGCGCGAGCGCGGGTTCCGCGTCACGGCGAACTGCACGCTGTACGCCGGAGAGGATCCGGACGACGTGGCCGACTTTTTCGATTACGCGATGAGCTTGGGGATCGAAGGGGTGATGATCTCGCCGGGCTACAGCTACGATCATGCCCCTCGCCGCGACGTCTTCCTCGGGCGGCGGCAATCGAAGCAGCTGTTCCGCGAGATCTTCAAGCGCGGCCGCGCGCGCTCGAGCAAATGGCACTTCAATCAGTCGAGCCTGTTTCTCGATTTCCTCGCCGGCAACCAGAGCTACCAGTGCACGCCTTGGGCGAATCCCACCTACAACGTCTTCGGCTGGCAGAAGCCGTGCTATCTGCTGGTCGACGAGGGCTATGCCTCGTCCTTCGAGGAGCTGATGGAGACGACGGACTGGGACAAGTACGGGACGGGCCGCAATCCGAAGTGCGACAATTGCATGGCGCATTGCGGCTACGAAGGCACGGCCGTCGAGGACACGATCGCGAACCCATGGAAGGCCTTGGGCGTCTTCCTGTTCGGTCCGCGTCTCGACGGCGAGATGGCGCCGGAGCTGCCGGTGCTGCACGGCGGCCGTGTTCCGGGCGTGTCGATTCCGGTCGACCGGATCGGGCGCCGCGGCCGGGACTCGTAG
- a CDS encoding hydroxymethylglutaryl-CoA reductase, degradative has protein sequence MNADRSRIPEFYKLSIEERVRTVHERGLLNASDFRALSTGRHTLDLSAADKMIENVVGVMGLPLGLGMNLVVNGRQYVAPMVVEEPSVIAALGSACKLVGACGGFTAEASDPILIGQIQVVNLPDMARARAKLLERRQEILNLANSFHPNMVARGGGARDIELYVHPLPSSGKPMLVVHLLVDTRDAMGANLVNGMCEGVAPLVESITGGQVFLRILSNLTDRSLVRASCKIPVEKLAGRGYTGEQARDGIIVAADFAAVDPYRAATHNKGIMNGIDPIAIATGNDWRAIEAGAHAYAARSGRYSSLTEWFADDEGNLCGRIEIPIKVGTVGAPLESNPTVALNLRLLGVKSATELAEVMAAVGLAQNFAAIRALATEGIQKGHMTLHARSVVTAAGASKEIFDEVLDRLIQSGVIKVWKAQEIIAEVEAERRKASSGRGVKRHEEPAMGVGYGKVVLLGEHAVVYGRHAIAAPVPMTIKALVEDCDEGIHLMIPRWGVEYQLARNPADRRSFERPAGVVLDKLGLSGRGMRIEVFPEVPRGMGLGGSAAMAVAIVRALDMHFKLGLSDEEVNRLAFESEKVAHGSPSGLDNTLATYGRSLVFRPGDPPLVEPLNIAKPIPAVIGMTGYEGLTAKTVGRVREAWEQDRKLYERIFDQIDALTLRAVQAIQDNDLPTLGELMNICHGMLNALQVSTPELEQLVTIARESGALGAKLTGGGGGGSIVAICESDTEPVAAAIRGAGFQAVTVQLGAALDGA, from the coding sequence GTGAATGCGGATCGGTCGAGAATTCCCGAGTTCTACAAGCTGAGCATCGAGGAGCGCGTCAGGACCGTGCACGAGCGCGGCCTGCTGAACGCGAGCGATTTCCGAGCGCTGTCCACCGGACGTCACACGCTCGATCTGTCGGCAGCCGACAAGATGATCGAGAACGTCGTCGGCGTCATGGGGCTGCCGCTCGGCCTCGGCATGAATCTCGTCGTGAACGGCCGCCAGTACGTCGCGCCGATGGTCGTCGAGGAGCCGTCCGTGATCGCGGCGCTGGGGTCGGCGTGCAAGCTGGTCGGCGCCTGCGGCGGTTTCACCGCAGAAGCCTCCGACCCGATCCTGATCGGCCAGATTCAAGTCGTGAACCTGCCCGACATGGCCAGGGCCCGTGCGAAGCTTCTCGAGCGTCGCCAGGAAATCCTCAACCTCGCGAACAGCTTCCATCCGAACATGGTGGCCCGCGGAGGCGGCGCGCGCGACATCGAGCTCTACGTCCATCCGCTGCCGTCGAGCGGCAAGCCGATGCTCGTCGTGCACCTGCTCGTCGACACGCGCGACGCGATGGGCGCGAACCTCGTCAACGGAATGTGTGAAGGCGTCGCTCCCCTCGTGGAGTCGATCACCGGCGGGCAGGTGTTCCTGCGCATCCTGTCCAATCTGACGGATCGGTCGCTCGTGCGCGCGTCGTGCAAGATTCCCGTGGAGAAGCTCGCCGGCCGGGGCTACACCGGAGAGCAGGCGCGCGACGGCATCATCGTCGCGGCGGACTTCGCGGCCGTGGATCCGTACCGCGCCGCCACGCACAACAAAGGCATCATGAACGGCATCGATCCGATCGCGATCGCCACCGGCAACGACTGGCGTGCGATCGAGGCCGGTGCGCATGCGTACGCCGCCCGCAGCGGCCGCTACTCGTCGCTCACGGAGTGGTTCGCCGACGACGAAGGCAACCTCTGCGGCCGCATCGAGATCCCGATCAAGGTCGGCACGGTCGGCGCTCCGCTCGAGTCGAATCCCACGGTTGCGCTGAACCTGCGGCTGCTCGGCGTGAAGTCGGCCACGGAGCTCGCGGAGGTGATGGCCGCCGTCGGGCTCGCGCAGAACTTCGCCGCGATTCGCGCGCTCGCCACCGAGGGCATCCAGAAGGGCCACATGACCTTGCACGCACGCAGCGTCGTCACGGCCGCGGGCGCGTCGAAGGAGATCTTCGACGAGGTGCTCGATCGTCTGATCCAGAGCGGCGTGATCAAGGTGTGGAAGGCGCAGGAGATCATCGCGGAGGTCGAGGCGGAGCGGCGCAAGGCGAGCAGCGGGCGGGGCGTGAAGCGTCACGAGGAGCCGGCGATGGGCGTCGGGTACGGCAAGGTGGTGCTCCTCGGCGAGCATGCGGTGGTCTACGGAAGGCATGCGATCGCAGCGCCCGTGCCGATGACGATCAAGGCGCTCGTCGAGGACTGCGACGAAGGCATCCATCTGATGATCCCGCGCTGGGGCGTCGAGTATCAGCTCGCGCGCAACCCGGCCGATCGTCGCTCGTTCGAGCGTCCAGCGGGCGTCGTGCTCGACAAGCTCGGGCTCTCCGGGCGCGGCATGCGCATCGAGGTATTTCCGGAGGTGCCGCGCGGGATGGGGCTCGGCGGCTCGGCCGCGATGGCCGTCGCGATCGTTCGCGCGCTCGACATGCATTTCAAGCTCGGACTCTCCGACGAGGAGGTCAACCGGCTCGCGTTCGAGTCCGAGAAGGTCGCCCACGGCAGCCCGAGCGGCCTCGACAACACGCTCGCCACGTACGGCCGGTCGCTCGTGTTCAGGCCGGGAGACCCTCCGCTCGTCGAGCCGCTGAACATCGCGAAGCCGATTCCGGCCGTGATCGGCATGACCGGCTACGAGGGCTTGACGGCAAAGACCGTGGGTCGAGTACGCGAGGCGTGGGAGCAAGACCGCAAGCTCTACGAGCGGATTTTCGACCAGATCGACGCGCTGACGTTGCGCGCCGTGCAGGCGATTCAGGACAATGACCTGCCGACCCTCGGCGAGCTGATGAACATTTGTCACGGTATGTTGAACGCGCTGCAGGTGTCGACTCCGGAGCTCGAGCAGCTCGTCACGATCGCGCGCGAGAGCGGCGCGCTCGGCGCGAAGCTCACGGGCGGCGGCGGCGGCGGTTCGATCGTCGCGATCTGCGAGTCCGACACCGAGCCGGTTGCCGCGGCGATTCGCGGCGCCGGCTTCCAGGCGGTCACTGTGCAGTTGGGGGCGGCGCTCGATGGCGCGTGA
- the idi gene encoding isopentenyl-diphosphate Delta-isomerase produces MARDEVVSSDLEELILVDELDREIGSKTKSECHSGNGVLHRAFSIFVFNSDDELLLQKRAASKPLWPSYWSNTCCSHPRYGETMEQAVSRRLGQELGFECELEFLYKFKYHAQYGALGAEHEYCWVYHGRYDGPVDANVSEIAEWRWIGIDALEAELGAKPERFTPWFKMEWAHIKRNFLDALLRRTGTDG; encoded by the coding sequence ATGGCGCGTGACGAAGTGGTCTCGAGCGACCTCGAGGAGCTCATCCTCGTCGACGAGCTCGATCGGGAAATCGGCTCCAAGACGAAGAGCGAGTGCCATTCCGGCAACGGTGTGCTGCACCGCGCGTTCTCGATCTTCGTTTTCAACTCCGACGACGAGCTGCTGCTTCAGAAGCGGGCGGCGTCGAAACCGCTGTGGCCGAGCTACTGGTCGAATACCTGCTGCTCGCACCCGCGCTACGGCGAGACGATGGAGCAGGCGGTCTCGCGGCGGCTCGGGCAGGAGCTCGGGTTCGAGTGCGAGCTCGAATTTCTATACAAATTCAAGTATCACGCGCAGTATGGCGCGCTCGGAGCGGAGCACGAGTACTGCTGGGTCTACCACGGCCGCTACGACGGGCCGGTCGACGCGAACGTCAGCGAGATCGCCGAGTGGCGCTGGATCGGGATCGATGCGCTCGAGGCCGAGCTCGGAGCGAAACCGGAGCGCTTCACGCCGTGGTTCAAGATGGAATGGGCGCACATCAAGCGCAACTTCCTCGATGCGCTGCTCAGGCGCACCGGCACGGACGGTTGA
- a CDS encoding NADH-ubiquinone oxidoreductase-F iron-sulfur binding region domain-containing protein translates to MASVTKVFVPSDTTARSVGADGVAAAISAEAERRGRQIELIRNGSRGLYWLEPLVEVEVDGVRKAYGPVRPADVESLFEAGFLDGRRDHPSALGDTESIPYLAKQDRLTFARVGLIDPLSIEDYRAHGGFRGLENAVKLSGREIVDIVTESGLRGRGGAAFPTGIKWNTVLNTEAARKYVVCNADEGDSGTFADRMIMESDPYVLIEGMTIAGLAVGATQGYVYIRFEYPQAIRTMREAIERATAAGYLGDRVLGSDRAFHLEVREAAGAYICGEETSLLESLEGKRGIIRFRPPLPAVKGLFGAPTIVNNVISLATVPIILDKGAAFYKDFGTGRSRGTLTVQLAGNVKQGGLVEIAFGHSLRELLYDFGGGTATGRPIRAVQAGGPLGAYVHPSKFDTALDYEAFAQFGAMIGHGGLVVFDDTVDLGQQARFAMEFCAIESCGKCTPCRIGAVRGVEVIDRILAGENEAANLALLRELCDTMVVGSLCALGGMAPFPVMSILDHFPEDLRARKEERRAVGEVA, encoded by the coding sequence ATGGCGAGCGTCACGAAGGTTTTCGTCCCGTCCGACACCACCGCTCGATCGGTAGGCGCCGACGGCGTCGCCGCCGCGATCTCGGCCGAAGCGGAGCGCCGCGGCCGGCAGATCGAGCTGATCCGGAACGGATCGCGCGGCTTGTACTGGCTCGAGCCGCTCGTCGAGGTCGAGGTCGACGGGGTGCGCAAGGCCTACGGGCCCGTCAGGCCGGCCGACGTCGAGAGCCTCTTCGAAGCCGGCTTCCTCGACGGCCGCCGGGATCATCCGAGCGCGCTCGGCGACACGGAGTCGATCCCCTATCTCGCGAAACAGGACCGGCTCACGTTCGCGCGCGTCGGCCTGATCGACCCGCTCTCGATCGAGGACTACCGCGCGCACGGCGGTTTTCGCGGCCTCGAGAACGCCGTGAAACTTTCGGGGCGGGAGATCGTCGACATCGTTACGGAGTCGGGCTTGCGGGGCCGGGGCGGCGCCGCGTTCCCGACCGGCATCAAGTGGAACACCGTGCTGAACACCGAGGCCGCACGGAAGTACGTGGTCTGCAACGCCGACGAGGGCGACTCGGGGACCTTCGCCGACCGCATGATCATGGAGAGCGATCCGTACGTGCTGATCGAAGGCATGACGATCGCCGGGCTCGCGGTCGGGGCCACGCAAGGTTATGTCTATATCCGCTTCGAGTACCCGCAGGCCATCCGCACGATGCGGGAGGCCATCGAGCGGGCCACGGCCGCGGGCTACCTCGGCGACCGGGTGCTCGGCAGCGACCGTGCCTTCCATCTGGAGGTTCGCGAGGCCGCGGGCGCGTACATCTGCGGCGAGGAGACGTCGCTGCTCGAGAGCCTCGAAGGCAAGCGCGGCATCATCCGGTTCCGGCCGCCGCTTCCGGCCGTGAAGGGCCTCTTCGGCGCGCCGACGATCGTCAACAACGTGATCTCGCTCGCCACCGTGCCGATCATCCTCGACAAGGGCGCGGCCTTTTATAAGGACTTCGGCACGGGCCGGTCGCGCGGCACCCTCACGGTGCAGCTCGCCGGCAACGTCAAGCAAGGCGGTCTGGTGGAGATCGCCTTCGGGCATAGCCTGCGGGAGCTGCTGTACGACTTCGGCGGCGGCACCGCCACTGGCCGCCCGATTCGGGCCGTCCAGGCCGGCGGACCCCTCGGCGCTTACGTTCATCCGTCGAAGTTCGACACGGCGCTCGATTACGAGGCGTTCGCCCAGTTCGGAGCCATGATCGGCCACGGCGGCCTCGTCGTCTTCGACGACACCGTGGACCTCGGCCAGCAGGCGCGCTTCGCGATGGAGTTCTGCGCGATCGAGTCGTGCGGCAAGTGCACGCCGTGCCGGATCGGCGCGGTGCGCGGGGTCGAGGTCATCGACCGCATCCTCGCGGGCGAGAACGAGGCGGCGAACCTCGCGCTGCTTCGCGAGCTTTGCGACACGATGGTGGTCGGGTCGCTCTGTGCCCTCGGCGGTATGGCGCCGTTTCCGGTCATGAGCATCCTGGACCATTTCCCTGAAGACTTGAGAGCGCGCAAGGAAGAGCGGCGCGCGGTGGGAGAGGTAGCATGA
- the mvaD gene encoding diphosphomevalonate decarboxylase, producing MQASARARANIALVKYWGKADERLKIPAVGSISITLADLWSDTDVRFDTALYADELILDGAPRPERLGRVSACLDLLRERAGTELRARVVSRNTFPTGAGLASSASGFAALVGAAAAALGLRLGPRDLSLLARRGSGSAARSIFGGYVEMHAGRRPDGADSYAEPLLAAEEWPLEVVIAITARGEKAVGSGEGMARSAGSSPYYESWVRGQPDDLDRARRAIAARDFEALAAVAEHNCLKMHAAAIAADPPLIYWNGVTVECIAAVRALRGAGVPVFFTIDAGPQLKAVCLPEARPRVEAALAEVPGVIEVLRTGLGPGLEVVREPEPA from the coding sequence TCCGGCCGTGGGCTCCATCTCGATCACGCTCGCGGACCTTTGGTCCGACACCGACGTCCGCTTCGATACGGCGCTGTACGCGGACGAGCTGATCCTCGATGGCGCGCCCCGCCCGGAGCGGCTCGGCCGCGTGTCGGCCTGCCTGGACCTGCTCCGCGAGCGCGCCGGCACCGAGCTTCGCGCGCGCGTCGTGAGCCGCAACACGTTCCCGACCGGGGCCGGGCTCGCGTCGTCGGCCTCCGGCTTCGCTGCGCTCGTCGGCGCGGCGGCGGCGGCGCTCGGCCTGCGTCTCGGTCCGCGCGACCTCAGCCTCCTCGCGCGTCGCGGATCGGGCTCCGCCGCGCGATCGATCTTCGGCGGGTACGTCGAGATGCATGCAGGGCGGCGCCCGGACGGCGCCGACAGCTATGCGGAGCCGCTGCTCGCGGCGGAGGAGTGGCCCCTCGAGGTCGTCATCGCGATCACCGCCCGGGGCGAGAAGGCCGTCGGCTCGGGCGAGGGCATGGCGCGCTCGGCCGGCTCGTCCCCGTACTACGAAAGCTGGGTCCGCGGGCAGCCCGACGACCTCGACCGGGCGAGGCGTGCGATCGCGGCCCGCGACTTCGAGGCTCTGGCGGCCGTCGCCGAGCACAATTGCTTGAAGATGCACGCGGCGGCGATCGCCGCCGATCCGCCTCTCATTTATTGGAACGGCGTCACGGTCGAATGCATCGCCGCGGTGCGGGCGCTGCGCGGCGCGGGCGTGCCGGTCTTCTTCACGATCGACGCCGGGCCGCAGCTGAAGGCGGTCTGCCTGCCGGAGGCCCGGCCGCGGGTGGAGGCGGCGCTCGCCGAGGTGCCGGGCGTGATCGAGGTGCTGCGGACGGGCTTGGGCCCCGGCCTCGAGGTGGTCCGCGAGCCGGAGCCGGCGTGA